The following proteins come from a genomic window of Rhizobium sp. 007:
- a CDS encoding sugar ABC transporter permease: protein MANISISSAIGAARPARSATRNRSSAAHDRWAVLLFFLPPALLLFTLFVIMPMGEAAWYSLYKWNGYGMPTEFIALRNFQVLLRNAAFTQALVNNGLIILISIAIQVPLAIWLSTMLAHRIPGVVAFRLIFFLPYVLADVAAGLIWRFVYDGDYGLFAAISNFFGLATPYVLADKDLAIYAVLAVIVWKYFGFHMMLFIAGLQSVDKNVLEAAEIDGATGWQKFRYVTLPLLGSTLRLSIFFAVIGSLQLFDMIMPLTGGGPSNSTQTMVTFLYTYGVMRMQVGLGSAVGVVLFIICMTLAFGYKRIFMRND, encoded by the coding sequence ATGGCGAATATTTCCATTTCATCAGCGATCGGTGCGGCAAGACCGGCCAGGAGCGCGACCAGAAACCGCAGTTCGGCTGCGCATGACCGCTGGGCCGTACTTCTGTTCTTTCTGCCGCCGGCTCTGCTGCTTTTTACGCTCTTCGTCATCATGCCGATGGGCGAGGCGGCCTGGTACAGCCTCTATAAGTGGAACGGCTACGGCATGCCGACGGAGTTCATCGCGCTCCGCAACTTCCAAGTCCTCTTGCGCAACGCCGCCTTCACACAGGCGCTTGTCAATAATGGCCTCATTATCCTGATATCCATCGCCATCCAGGTTCCGCTGGCGATCTGGCTGTCGACGATGCTGGCCCACCGTATCCCTGGCGTCGTCGCCTTCCGCTTGATCTTCTTTCTGCCCTACGTTCTTGCCGATGTCGCAGCTGGCCTGATCTGGCGCTTCGTTTATGACGGCGACTACGGGCTCTTTGCCGCAATCTCGAACTTCTTCGGTCTCGCGACCCCCTATGTGCTCGCCGACAAGGATCTCGCCATTTACGCCGTGCTTGCCGTTATCGTCTGGAAGTATTTCGGCTTCCACATGATGCTCTTCATCGCCGGCCTGCAATCGGTCGACAAAAATGTGCTCGAAGCAGCTGAGATCGACGGGGCGACAGGCTGGCAGAAGTTCCGCTATGTGACGCTGCCGCTGCTTGGATCCACGCTGCGCCTATCCATCTTCTTTGCGGTCATCGGTTCGCTGCAGCTCTTCGACATGATCATGCCGCTGACAGGCGGCGGGCCATCGAATTCGACGCAGACGATGGTGACCTTCCTTTACACCTACGGCGTCATGCGCATGCAGGTTGGTCTCGGCAGCGCCGTCGGTGTCGTCCTCTTCATCATCTGCATGACACTCGCCTTCGGCTACAAGAGGATTTTCATGCGCAATGATTGA
- the thiE gene encoding thiamine phosphate synthase, producing MKRFDLSLYPVLDPDLCAGIGMVKTALAAASGGATIIQLRDKQAGTAGRVKTGRALKAALAETGALLIVNDDAEAPIAIEADGLHVGQNDMAARDARKQIGSSMILGLSVATEELAAAVDPAIVDYAGIGPVFATSTKPDHKPPIGIDGVARRARACRVPGVAIGGPKATHAEYVLAAGAKGLAVVSAICGTPDPRQAAASITDAIRKARA from the coding sequence ATGAAGCGTTTCGATCTTTCCCTTTATCCTGTCCTCGACCCGGATCTGTGCGCCGGTATCGGCATGGTCAAGACGGCGCTCGCCGCGGCTTCCGGCGGAGCAACGATCATACAGCTGCGCGATAAACAGGCAGGCACGGCAGGCCGGGTCAAGACCGGTCGAGCGTTGAAAGCCGCGCTTGCCGAAACCGGCGCCCTTCTGATCGTCAACGACGACGCCGAGGCTCCAATTGCGATCGAGGCGGATGGGTTGCATGTCGGGCAAAATGACATGGCCGCCCGCGACGCGCGCAAACAGATCGGATCATCGATGATCCTTGGACTTTCGGTGGCAACCGAGGAACTGGCCGCGGCCGTCGACCCGGCAATCGTCGACTATGCCGGTATCGGTCCTGTCTTTGCCACATCGACAAAACCGGATCACAAGCCTCCAATCGGCATCGATGGCGTGGCAAGGCGCGCGAGGGCCTGCCGCGTACCAGGGGTCGCGATCGGCGGCCCCAAGGCGACCCATGCAGAATATGTGCTTGCGGCAGGGGCAAAGGGGCTCGCGGTCGTATCTGCTATCTGTGGCACGCCGGATCCGCGGCAGGCTGCCGCGAGCATTACTGACGCAATCCGAAAGGCACGCGCATGA
- a CDS encoding carbohydrate ABC transporter permease, with protein sequence MIDTSSTIRMPLQTRLYLYVSLTLIAALVLIPLLTTALGGFKTLGDLRTNPFGLPAEWQWSNYTDILFGERYWLQIFNSLVIAALTVSLTLIVSSMAAFTFAHVRFFGSSFLLNYFLLGLMFPAATAILPLFIRIRDLGLLDTYWGVVLPQVAFGLGMSILLFRNYFRNLPEELFQAAFVDGCGYLRFFWYISLPLARPIVATVSIISFVGSWNSYILPLIMLNSESKYPWPLGIMVYRGEYGTEWQLVLAFITLTILPTVIVFFVAQKHIIAGLTAGAVKT encoded by the coding sequence ATGATTGACACGAGCTCCACCATTCGCATGCCGCTGCAGACGCGGCTTTATCTCTACGTGTCGCTGACGCTGATTGCGGCGCTGGTTCTCATCCCGTTGCTGACGACGGCGCTCGGCGGTTTCAAGACGTTGGGCGACCTGCGCACCAATCCCTTTGGGCTCCCTGCAGAGTGGCAATGGTCAAATTATACCGATATCCTCTTCGGGGAGCGATACTGGCTGCAGATCTTCAATTCGCTGGTCATTGCAGCGCTCACGGTCTCTCTCACGCTGATCGTCTCGTCGATGGCCGCCTTCACCTTTGCGCATGTCCGTTTCTTCGGCTCGTCGTTCCTGCTGAACTATTTCCTGCTCGGCCTGATGTTTCCGGCAGCAACGGCGATCCTGCCGCTCTTCATCCGCATCCGCGATCTGGGTCTTCTCGATACCTATTGGGGCGTGGTGCTGCCGCAGGTCGCATTCGGCCTCGGCATGAGCATCCTGCTTTTCAGGAATTATTTCCGAAACCTCCCGGAAGAATTGTTCCAAGCGGCCTTTGTCGACGGTTGCGGCTATCTGCGCTTCTTCTGGTACATCTCGCTACCGCTTGCGCGGCCGATCGTTGCAACCGTCAGCATCATCTCCTTCGTTGGCAGCTGGAACAGTTATATCCTGCCGCTGATCATGCTGAATTCGGAATCGAAATATCCGTGGCCGCTCGGCATCATGGTCTATCGTGGCGAGTATGGCACCGAATGGCAGCTGGTGCTCGCCTTCATCACGCTTACCATCCTGCCGACGGTGATCGTGTTCTTCGTCGCCCAAAAGCATATCATCGCCGGTCTGACCGCTGGCGCCGTGAAGACCTAA
- a CDS encoding Gfo/Idh/MocA family oxidoreductase, protein METVGIGIIGCGNISGAYLKAVASFPILDIRGIADLNRSLAEAKAAEFNVPAKNVDEIFADPKIEVVVNLTIPKAHVAVGLQALEAGKHTYSEKPLGISFAEGKKLAEAAKAKNLRIGAAPDTFLGGGHQTARALIDKGVIGQPVGGTATFMCPGHERWHPNPAFYYEVGGGPMLDMGPYYITDLVNLFGPVAQVAGFAIAPRKERIITSEPHSGEHIPVHVPTHVVGIMAFANGAVVQIGMSFDVAGHKHVPLELYGTEGTLIVPDPNHFGGEVQLLKKGGSFEPQELTAPYADGNYRSLGVADLAHAIRSNRPHRANGSLALHVLEVMEAFHAASETGRTVTIATETERPAPLSDSLINGRLGK, encoded by the coding sequence ATGGAGACAGTCGGCATCGGCATCATCGGATGCGGCAATATTTCGGGCGCATACCTCAAGGCCGTGGCCTCTTTCCCGATCCTCGATATCCGCGGCATCGCCGATCTCAACCGATCCCTGGCGGAGGCAAAAGCCGCCGAATTCAACGTCCCGGCGAAAAACGTCGACGAGATCTTTGCCGATCCAAAGATCGAAGTCGTCGTCAACCTGACGATACCGAAAGCGCATGTGGCAGTCGGCCTGCAGGCACTTGAAGCAGGAAAACACACGTATTCGGAAAAGCCCCTCGGAATTAGTTTCGCGGAAGGGAAAAAGCTCGCTGAAGCCGCGAAAGCGAAAAACCTTCGCATCGGCGCGGCACCCGATACCTTTCTCGGCGGCGGGCATCAGACGGCGCGTGCCCTGATCGACAAGGGCGTGATCGGCCAGCCCGTCGGCGGTACGGCCACTTTCATGTGCCCCGGCCACGAACGATGGCACCCGAACCCGGCCTTCTACTACGAGGTCGGCGGCGGGCCGATGCTCGACATGGGACCTTATTACATCACCGATCTCGTCAATCTCTTCGGACCGGTAGCGCAGGTCGCGGGCTTTGCGATTGCGCCCCGCAAGGAGCGTATCATCACCAGCGAGCCGCACAGCGGCGAGCATATTCCAGTGCACGTGCCAACGCATGTCGTCGGCATCATGGCCTTTGCCAACGGGGCGGTCGTTCAGATTGGCATGAGTTTCGACGTCGCCGGGCACAAGCATGTGCCGCTTGAACTCTATGGCACGGAAGGCACGCTGATCGTTCCCGACCCGAACCATTTCGGCGGCGAGGTCCAGCTTCTGAAAAAGGGCGGAAGCTTCGAACCGCAGGAACTGACAGCGCCTTACGCAGACGGCAACTACCGCTCGCTCGGCGTTGCAGATCTTGCACACGCCATCCGTTCCAATCGCCCGCACCGGGCAAACGGCAGCCTCGCGCTGCACGTTCTCGAAGTCATGGAGGCGTTTCACGCGGCCTCCGAAACCGGCCGCACGGTCACGATTGCCACAGAGACGGAGCGCCCGGCGCCGCTGTCGGATTCCCTTATCAATGGACGGTTGGGCAAGTAA
- a CDS encoding FkbM family methyltransferase, whose translation MRHHWWRDAPIRLNLYKHRGYWFKGKHRETHIMKTLAELAKPGDTVVELGGHIGYLSVHLAKIVGDDGTVIVFEPGPNNLPYLRTNTESFANIKIVEAACGDLDGPVEFWIEGVSGQNNSLDKNYKNFEQNRENAFSDALMESVTVEMMQLDTFLEETGLRPALLKIDVKGAEHRVLLGSSHCLANIRPRGSYREF comes from the coding sequence GTGCGCCATCACTGGTGGCGCGATGCGCCCATAAGATTAAACCTTTATAAACATCGGGGATATTGGTTCAAAGGGAAGCACCGCGAGACGCATATCATGAAGACGCTCGCCGAGCTTGCAAAGCCCGGAGATACCGTTGTCGAGCTCGGCGGCCATATCGGCTATCTTTCGGTTCATTTAGCAAAGATCGTTGGCGATGACGGTACTGTTATCGTTTTCGAACCTGGGCCCAACAATTTGCCGTATCTTCGAACCAATACAGAGAGCTTTGCGAACATTAAAATCGTTGAAGCCGCGTGTGGAGATCTCGATGGCCCCGTGGAATTTTGGATAGAAGGCGTGTCGGGACAGAACAATTCATTGGACAAAAACTATAAAAATTTTGAACAAAACCGAGAAAATGCGTTCAGCGATGCGCTGATGGAATCCGTCACGGTCGAGATGATGCAGCTTGACACGTTCTTGGAAGAGACGGGCCTTCGTCCGGCGCTGCTGAAGATAGATGTGAAGGGTGCCGAACACCGTGTGCTTCTCGGTAGTTCGCACTGTCTAGCGAATATAAGACCACGTGGAAGTTACCGAGAATTTTGA
- a CDS encoding ROK family transcriptional regulator, with protein MKTADPELMRAINRLNVLDTIRRHGPIARVEISERTELSTTTVSAITASLLDDGLILPRHEGDIRNEAARGRPRVMLELNPDAARVVGAKIAASRLVFVLTDFRGDVLSKLTLPIRIDRQPITVIADLVEDGVRRCVVDAGLSLEDVDTVCLGLPGVIEHRTGHVRSSPIFRDTNVDFASEMTARLGTSTIIESDAHAITLAHHWFGKARDLEDMVLISLEQTLGLGVLHGNQLFRGAGGLSHNLGDLVLGTGSQGTVRLSSQAGESAILGEQQADGRFAEAIRLGRGMAHAQALIKAEDNVLIGAAVRAGEAVGLTIANIVTLFAPPRVILVGSSLALGEPFLNSLRDAYALAIPPSLKGVTELLFDDSTDDFWAQGAAAVALYELYESPWNTTGPAL; from the coding sequence ATGAAGACCGCAGATCCTGAGTTAATGCGCGCGATCAATCGCTTGAACGTGCTGGACACGATCCGCCGCCACGGACCGATCGCACGTGTGGAGATCAGCGAACGCACCGAACTTTCGACCACGACGGTATCGGCAATTACCGCCTCGCTTCTCGATGACGGGCTCATTCTGCCGCGTCACGAAGGCGACATCCGCAACGAGGCGGCCCGCGGCCGTCCCCGTGTGATGCTGGAATTGAACCCGGATGCCGCGCGCGTCGTCGGTGCAAAAATTGCGGCAAGCCGGCTCGTTTTCGTCCTCACCGATTTCCGCGGAGACGTGCTTTCGAAACTCACCCTGCCGATCCGCATCGACCGGCAGCCGATCACAGTCATCGCCGACCTGGTGGAGGATGGCGTCCGCCGCTGCGTCGTGGATGCCGGCTTGTCGCTGGAAGATGTCGATACCGTTTGCCTTGGCCTTCCGGGCGTTATCGAGCATCGCACCGGCCATGTTCGCAGCAGCCCCATCTTTCGGGATACGAATGTCGATTTCGCCTCGGAGATGACTGCGCGGCTTGGGACGTCGACCATCATCGAGAGCGATGCGCATGCAATCACCCTTGCCCATCACTGGTTCGGCAAGGCGCGAGATCTCGAGGATATGGTGTTGATCTCCCTGGAACAGACGCTCGGGCTTGGCGTGCTGCATGGCAATCAACTCTTCCGCGGTGCCGGCGGCCTCAGCCACAATCTCGGCGATCTCGTGCTCGGCACGGGGTCGCAGGGGACGGTGCGGCTGTCGAGCCAGGCTGGCGAAAGTGCAATCCTTGGCGAACAGCAGGCCGACGGGCGTTTTGCCGAAGCAATCCGTCTCGGCCGCGGCATGGCCCACGCTCAGGCGCTGATCAAGGCGGAGGACAATGTCCTCATCGGCGCCGCCGTCCGCGCCGGCGAGGCCGTCGGGCTGACGATTGCCAACATCGTCACGCTCTTTGCCCCGCCGCGTGTGATCCTCGTCGGCTCCAGCCTGGCGCTCGGCGAGCCCTTTCTGAACAGCCTGCGCGATGCCTATGCACTTGCGATCCCGCCATCCTTAAAGGGCGTCACCGAACTCCTCTTCGACGACTCCACAGACGATTTCTGGGCGCAAGGTGCGGCAGCCGTTGCCCTTTACGAACTCTACGAGTCGCCTTGGAACACGACGGGGCCGGCACTCTAA
- a CDS encoding extracellular solute-binding protein: MTYIRTNAALRAKRIAFLAAAAGISVILGAGAASATTVVKWLHLELDPTYVAKWEEIAKAYEEKHPDVDIQMQFLENEAFKAKLPTLLQSDDIPDFFFSWGGGVLKQQSETGALQDVTAALDADGGKLRNAFSAASVSGLTFDGKVWAMPYKVGLVSFFYNKELFAKAGVKAEDIKTWANFLDAVKKLKDAGIVPIAGGGGEKWPIHFYWSYLVMREGGEKVFDAAKKGEGEGFLDPAIIKAGEDLAELGKIEPFQPGYLGATWPQTLGVFGDGKAAMILGFENTEANQRKNAGDGKGLSPENIGRFNFPTVEGGAGKVTDTLGGLNGWAVTKKASKEAIDFLAFLTNAENERSMAKAAMLLPVAVGADDGVTNSLLAQSARQLAASTWHQNYFDQDLGAAVGRVVNDVSVEIVSGQMSSQDGAQQIQDAFELEQ, encoded by the coding sequence ATGACGTATATTCGCACGAATGCTGCTCTTCGCGCCAAGCGCATCGCATTTCTGGCCGCTGCCGCAGGCATTTCCGTGATTCTCGGAGCCGGTGCAGCCTCCGCAACAACGGTCGTAAAGTGGCTGCATCTGGAGCTCGATCCGACTTATGTGGCCAAGTGGGAGGAGATTGCCAAGGCTTATGAAGAAAAGCACCCGGATGTCGACATACAGATGCAGTTTCTCGAAAACGAGGCCTTCAAGGCAAAACTGCCGACGCTTCTCCAGTCCGACGATATACCGGACTTCTTTTTCAGCTGGGGCGGGGGCGTCCTCAAACAACAATCTGAGACCGGCGCGCTTCAGGATGTGACAGCCGCGCTCGATGCAGATGGCGGCAAGCTGCGCAACGCCTTTAGCGCCGCCTCTGTCAGTGGTCTGACCTTTGACGGCAAGGTCTGGGCAATGCCATACAAGGTCGGTCTCGTCAGCTTCTTCTACAATAAGGAGCTCTTTGCAAAGGCAGGCGTGAAGGCCGAGGACATCAAGACCTGGGCAAACTTTCTCGATGCCGTGAAAAAGCTCAAGGACGCCGGCATCGTGCCGATCGCAGGTGGCGGCGGCGAAAAATGGCCGATCCACTTCTATTGGAGCTATCTCGTCATGCGCGAAGGCGGAGAAAAGGTCTTCGACGCTGCCAAGAAAGGCGAGGGCGAAGGCTTCCTCGATCCGGCGATCATCAAGGCCGGTGAGGATCTTGCCGAACTCGGGAAGATTGAACCCTTCCAGCCTGGCTATCTGGGTGCCACCTGGCCGCAAACTCTCGGCGTCTTCGGCGATGGTAAGGCCGCTATGATCCTCGGTTTTGAGAATACCGAAGCCAATCAGCGCAAGAATGCCGGTGACGGCAAGGGACTTTCGCCGGAAAACATCGGCCGCTTTAACTTCCCGACCGTAGAGGGCGGCGCCGGCAAGGTAACCGATACGCTGGGTGGTTTGAACGGCTGGGCGGTAACCAAGAAGGCTTCCAAGGAAGCAATCGATTTTCTCGCCTTCCTGACGAATGCAGAAAACGAAAGATCCATGGCCAAGGCCGCGATGCTTCTACCGGTGGCCGTCGGCGCCGATGATGGTGTGACCAATTCGCTTCTGGCTCAATCCGCCAGGCAACTCGCCGCCTCGACCTGGCACCAGAACTATTTCGATCAGGATCTCGGCGCTGCCGTTGGCCGTGTCGTCAATGATGTCTCCGTTGAAATCGTCTCCGGCCAGATGAGTTCGCAGGATGGCGCCCAGCAGATCCAGGACGCCTTCGAACTGGAGCAATAA
- the thiD gene encoding bifunctional hydroxymethylpyrimidine kinase/phosphomethylpyrimidine kinase, with protein MICNVLSIAGSDPSGGAGVQADLKTCSARGTYGMAVLTALTAQNTQGVSSVHAVPADFVAEQIAMVFADIRVDAVKIGMIANAPIAEAVANALLPHRGIPIVLDPVMIAKGGAALLDVEAIDFLKTRLLPLATLLTPNLPEAAALLREPVAGTRDAMERQAEKLRALGPSAVLVKGGHLGGMQSPDVLVSESGITWFEAPRVPTKNTHGTGCTLSSALAAELAKGGSLEAAVATAKDYLAAAVAKAGTLSVGSGHGPVQHFHQLWA; from the coding sequence ATGATATGCAACGTTCTTTCCATTGCCGGCTCCGACCCTTCGGGCGGCGCGGGCGTCCAGGCCGATTTGAAAACATGTTCGGCGCGCGGCACCTATGGCATGGCCGTTTTGACGGCCTTGACGGCTCAGAATACCCAGGGCGTTTCCAGCGTGCATGCAGTTCCCGCTGACTTCGTCGCCGAGCAGATCGCCATGGTCTTCGCCGATATCCGCGTCGATGCGGTGAAGATCGGCATGATCGCCAATGCACCGATTGCCGAAGCTGTCGCCAACGCCCTTTTGCCGCACCGCGGCATACCGATCGTGCTCGATCCGGTGATGATTGCCAAAGGAGGTGCTGCCCTCCTTGATGTTGAAGCCATCGACTTTCTCAAGACCCGGCTTTTGCCGCTCGCAACGCTTCTTACCCCCAATCTGCCAGAAGCCGCCGCTCTGCTCAGAGAGCCGGTCGCAGGGACCCGAGATGCAATGGAGCGGCAAGCGGAAAAGCTGCGTGCGCTTGGTCCCTCTGCCGTTCTCGTAAAGGGCGGCCATCTTGGCGGGATGCAAAGCCCTGACGTCCTGGTAAGCGAAAGCGGGATTACCTGGTTTGAAGCGCCACGCGTTCCGACGAAGAACACGCACGGCACCGGCTGCACACTTTCGAGCGCGCTTGCAGCAGAACTCGCAAAGGGCGGATCGCTCGAGGCCGCGGTCGCTACAGCCAAAGATTACCTGGCTGCCGCCGTTGCCAAAGCCGGCACGCTCAGCGTCGGTTCGGGCCACGGTCCGGTTCAGCATTTTCATCAGCTCTGGGCATGA